The DNA sequence CATGGCCAGCGTTCCACGCAGCAGCCCCGGCAGATCGACCCGGCCCGAGGGGCGCGACCGCTCCTCGGCCTGCACCCGGCTCAGCGACAGCAGCTCGCTGATCAGGCGGTTCATGCGCGCGGCCTCACGCTCCATGATGTCCAGGAACCGGTCGCGGGCGCGGGCGTCGTCACGCGCCGGACCGCGCAGCGTCTCGATGAAGCCGGTCATGGCGGTCAGCGGGGTCTTCAGCTCGTGGCTGACATTGGCCACGAAATCGCGGCGCATCTGCTCGGCCTCCTCGGCCACGCTGCGGTCCAGGACGGCGACCGTCGCGCCACGCCCCAGGGGGCTTGGCAGGGGCGCCACCGTCACCTCGGCCAGGATCTCGCGGCCGTCGGCGACACAGGTCGCGCGCAGGGTGGCGACCCCGTCGGGCGCCGTGGGCAGCGTCTGATCGGGCGTAGGCGCAGGCATCCCCTCCGGGTCCAAGACCCAGTCCACGGCCTGCACGATGGCAGGATGGCGCAGCACGGTCACGAACGGTCGCCCGACCAGGCCCGGGCCGAACAGCGCCAGCGCCAGCGGATTGGCGGCGATCACCCGCGCCTCGCGGTCGACGGCCAGCATGGGCAGCGGGATGCCGTCCAGGAACCCTTCGACCCGGCGCGGCCCGGCCGCCATCGC is a window from the Paracoccus marcusii genome containing:
- a CDS encoding ATP-binding protein, whose translation is MAAGPRRVEGFLDGIPLPMLAVDREARVIAANPLALALFGPGLVGRPFVTVLRHPAIVQAVDWVLDPEGMPAPTPDQTLPTAPDGVATLRATCVADGREILAEVTVAPLPSPLGRGATVAVLDRSVAEEAEQMRRDFVANVSHELKTPLTAMTGFIETLRGPARDDARARDRFLDIMEREAARMNRLISELLSLSRVQAEERSRPSGRVDLPGLLRGTLAMLAPRIQTAGVSVATEGLDIDLRLPGDGDQLTQVFQNLIENAVKYGGSGGVLRVTLSRIAHEPLLRGPAWAVAIEDCGDGIEEQHLPRLTERFYRVDTHRSREQGGTGLGLAIVKHIVNRHRGRLRIESRVGQGSRFTVILPEGLARG